One window of Pseudomonas sp. ML2-2023-3 genomic DNA carries:
- the nadD gene encoding nicotinate-nucleotide adenylyltransferase, whose translation MASCAVRSRSDLVALKASGPAPKIEALPLRIGVLGGTFDPVHIGHLRGGLEVAEMMELDELRLTPNARPPHRDTPQVSAHDRLAMVECAVAGVATLVVDARELQRDKPSYTIDTLELMRAELAAHDQLFLLLGWDAFCGLPTWHRWEELLQHCHILVLQRPDADSEPPDALRNLLAARSVSDPLALKGASGQIAFVWQTPLAVSATQIRQLLASGKSVRYLVPDAVLAYIDAHGLYRASN comes from the coding sequence ATGGCCAGTTGCGCGGTCAGGAGCCGGTCTGACTTGGTCGCTCTTAAAGCGTCAGGGCCGGCACCGAAAATCGAAGCGTTACCCCTGCGCATAGGCGTGCTGGGTGGAACCTTCGATCCGGTGCATATCGGGCATTTGCGTGGCGGACTTGAAGTGGCTGAAATGATGGAGCTCGACGAGCTTCGTCTGACACCCAATGCCAGGCCTCCTCACCGCGATACGCCCCAGGTGTCGGCTCATGACCGTTTGGCGATGGTCGAGTGTGCTGTCGCAGGAGTGGCTACGCTGGTAGTGGACGCCCGGGAGCTGCAGCGGGACAAACCGTCCTACACGATCGATACGCTGGAACTGATGCGGGCCGAGTTGGCCGCGCACGACCAGTTGTTTTTACTGTTGGGTTGGGACGCTTTTTGCGGCCTGCCCACGTGGCATCGCTGGGAAGAGTTGCTCCAGCATTGCCATATCCTGGTGCTACAGCGCCCGGATGCCGACAGCGAACCGCCGGATGCCTTGCGCAACCTGCTGGCAGCGCGCTCGGTAAGCGACCCGCTGGCCCTGAAGGGGGCAAGCGGACAGATTGCATTCGTTTGGCAGACGCCGCTCGCGGTATCCGCCACCCAGATCCGTCAACTGCTGGCCAGCGGTAAGTCGGTACGTTACCTGGTGCCCGACGCGGTCCTGGCCTACATCGATGCGCACGGGCTTTACCGTGCGTCGAACTAA
- the rsfS gene encoding ribosome silencing factor, whose protein sequence is MTDKDVSKVKRKGTFKSAPLPEKTFTNEPLKGEELVKVAVSALEDVKAQDIQVIDVRDKHSITDFMIIATGTSNRQIGAMLDKIREAVKALGVKPLGEEGKGDSDWVLLDMDDVIVHMMTASARQFYDLERLWAGAEQSRAGSAAHHSPENTHEHFLKLNKDQE, encoded by the coding sequence ATGACTGACAAAGATGTAAGCAAAGTAAAGCGCAAAGGCACGTTCAAAAGCGCCCCTCTGCCAGAAAAAACCTTCACCAACGAGCCGCTCAAGGGCGAAGAGCTGGTCAAGGTAGCGGTTAGCGCTCTGGAAGACGTCAAGGCCCAGGACATTCAGGTCATCGACGTTCGTGACAAGCACAGCATCACTGACTTCATGATCATCGCTACCGGTACTTCGAACCGTCAGATCGGCGCGATGCTCGACAAGATTCGTGAAGCGGTCAAGGCTCTGGGCGTCAAGCCTTTGGGCGAAGAAGGCAAGGGCGACAGCGACTGGGTTCTGCTGGACATGGACGACGTGATCGTTCACATGATGACCGCCAGTGCCCGTCAGTTCTACGACCTGGAGCGTCTGTGGGCCGGTGCTGAACAAAGCCGTGCTGGCAGTGCTGCTCACCACAGCCCGGAAAACACCCATGAGCACTTCCTGAAGCTCAACAAAGACCAAGAGTAA
- the rlmH gene encoding 23S rRNA (pseudouridine(1915)-N(3))-methyltransferase RlmH, translating into MRLRLIAVGSRMPKWVEEGWHEYAKRLPSELALELVEIPLNTRGKNADVARFIRQEGEAMLAKVGPGERIVTLEVHGKPWSTEQLAVELDRWRLDSRTVNFMVGGPEGLAPEVCARADQRWSLSPLTLPHPLVRILIGEQLYRAWTVLSGHPYHK; encoded by the coding sequence GTGCGCCTGCGTTTGATCGCTGTCGGTTCACGTATGCCTAAATGGGTGGAAGAAGGCTGGCATGAATATGCCAAGCGTCTGCCATCCGAGCTGGCCCTTGAACTGGTGGAAATACCGCTCAATACCCGTGGCAAGAATGCCGACGTGGCTCGATTCATCCGACAGGAAGGCGAGGCCATGCTGGCCAAAGTCGGCCCCGGTGAGCGGATCGTAACCCTGGAAGTGCACGGCAAACCGTGGAGTACCGAGCAGCTGGCGGTTGAACTCGACCGCTGGCGCCTGGATTCGCGCACGGTGAACTTTATGGTCGGTGGCCCGGAAGGGCTGGCGCCGGAAGTCTGCGCCCGCGCTGACCAGCGCTGGTCGCTGTCGCCATTGACGTTGCCGCACCCGTTGGTAAGGATTCTGATCGGTGAGCAGTTGTATCGCGCCTGGACAGTGTTGTCCGGGCACCCGTATCACAAATAG
- the mrdA gene encoding penicillin-binding protein 2, producing MSQPIRLKDHEKDSRLVRGRVVVGAFVVVGLICVLLARLYYLQVVQYEYHSTLSENNRVHVQPIPPTRGLIFDRNGVVIADNRPSFSLSMTRERSGDWQQVLDVIVEVLQLAPEDRALFEKRMKQGRRPFEPVPILFELNEEQIARIAVNQFRLPGVEVVAQLVRHYPQGAHFAHSVGYMGRINEKELKTLDPVNYSGTHHIGKTGIERFYEAELHGQVGYEEVETNARGRVLRVLKRTDPIPGKDIVLSLDIKLQEAAEEALAGRRGAVVALNPMTGEVLAMVSQPSFDPNLFVTGISFKAYAELRDSIDRPLFNRILRGLYPPGSTIKPAVAIAGLDSGVISGTSRVYDPGYYQLPNYDHKYRNWNRTGDGYVDLDTAIMRSNDTYFYDLAHKLGIDRLSTYMNQFGIGRKVSLDMFEESAGLMPSRDWKRATRRQAWFPGETLILGIGQGYMQSTPLQLAQATALIASKGKWIRPHLAKTIEGVPPVDPDPVPDIVLRDPSNWAKVNHGMQQVVHGARGTARVAGVGAQYLIAGKSGTAQVVAIKQGEKYDRSKVQERHRDHALFVGFAPANNPQITVSVMIENGEAGSRVASPVVRKVMDAWLLGEDGKLKPEYGGPVKAEVTANDQ from the coding sequence ATGTCTCAGCCGATTCGCCTTAAAGACCACGAGAAAGACTCACGCCTTGTGCGCGGACGCGTCGTGGTCGGCGCATTTGTCGTGGTGGGATTGATCTGCGTATTGCTCGCGCGACTTTATTATCTGCAGGTGGTGCAGTACGAGTACCACTCCACCTTGTCAGAAAACAACCGGGTGCATGTGCAGCCGATCCCGCCTACACGGGGTTTGATCTTTGACCGTAATGGCGTGGTTATTGCGGACAACCGTCCCAGCTTCAGCCTGAGCATGACCCGCGAGCGCTCCGGCGACTGGCAGCAAGTGCTCGACGTCATTGTTGAAGTGCTGCAGCTTGCGCCTGAAGATCGCGCCCTGTTTGAAAAGCGCATGAAGCAGGGGCGGCGGCCATTTGAGCCGGTGCCCATTCTGTTTGAGCTTAACGAAGAGCAGATCGCCCGGATTGCTGTAAACCAGTTCCGCCTGCCCGGGGTGGAGGTGGTTGCGCAGTTGGTGCGCCATTACCCGCAAGGCGCGCACTTTGCGCACTCGGTGGGTTACATGGGGCGGATCAACGAGAAAGAGCTTAAAACCCTCGATCCGGTCAACTACAGCGGCACGCACCATATCGGCAAAACCGGCATCGAGCGTTTCTACGAAGCCGAGTTGCACGGCCAGGTGGGTTACGAAGAAGTCGAAACCAATGCCCGGGGCCGGGTATTGCGGGTGCTTAAGCGTACCGACCCGATCCCCGGCAAAGACATCGTGCTCAGCCTCGATATCAAGCTGCAAGAGGCGGCCGAAGAGGCCCTGGCAGGGCGTCGTGGCGCGGTGGTTGCACTTAACCCGATGACGGGGGAAGTGCTGGCCATGGTCAGCCAGCCGAGTTTCGACCCCAACCTGTTCGTGACCGGCATCAGCTTCAAGGCTTATGCCGAGCTGCGCGATTCGATTGATCGCCCATTGTTCAACCGCATCCTGCGCGGCCTGTATCCACCTGGTTCGACCATCAAGCCCGCCGTCGCAATTGCGGGGCTGGACAGTGGCGTGATCAGTGGTACTTCACGCGTGTATGACCCCGGCTATTACCAGTTGCCCAATTACGATCACAAATATCGTAACTGGAACCGCACCGGTGACGGCTACGTCGATCTGGACACCGCGATCATGCGCTCCAACGACACCTATTTTTATGATCTGGCCCACAAGCTGGGGATTGATCGTCTGTCGACCTACATGAATCAGTTCGGTATCGGGCGAAAGGTCTCCCTGGACATGTTCGAGGAATCCGCCGGGCTGATGCCGTCCCGCGACTGGAAACGGGCCACCCGGCGTCAGGCCTGGTTCCCCGGCGAGACGTTGATTCTGGGGATCGGTCAGGGCTACATGCAGTCCACGCCCCTGCAGCTGGCCCAGGCCACGGCGCTGATTGCCAGTAAAGGCAAGTGGATTCGTCCGCACCTGGCCAAGACCATCGAAGGCGTTCCGCCGGTGGATCCGGATCCGGTACCGGACATCGTCCTGCGTGACCCGTCCAACTGGGCCAAGGTCAACCACGGCATGCAGCAAGTGGTGCATGGCGCACGTGGCACGGCGCGGGTTGCGGGCGTTGGCGCGCAATACCTGATTGCCGGCAAAAGCGGTACGGCACAGGTGGTGGCGATCAAGCAGGGCGAAAAATACGACCGCTCCAAGGTTCAGGAGCGTCACCGTGACCACGCCTTGTTCGTCGGCTTTGCCCCGGCCAACAACCCGCAGATCACGGTCTCGGTCATGATTGAAAACGGCGAAGCCGGCAGCCGCGTAGCCTCGCCTGTGGTGC